The Candidatus Denitrolinea symbiosum DNA window CAGGCGGCCATCGCCATCAACCCCAACATCTCCGACCTGCACCTCGCGCTCGGCAGGAATTACCGCGCCCAGCAGGTCTACGACCTGGCCGTGGACGAGTTCATCCGCGCCAACGCCCTCAACCCGTCTGACCCCACGCCCGACCTGTTGATCTCGCGCACCTACGCCACCATCGGCGAATTCGCCAAGGCGTCGCAATACGCCGAATCGGCCGTCAACGACGCGCCCGCGGACGCCAGTCTGCGCGGCAACTACGGCGTGATGCTCTACCGCGCCGCGAACTGGGTGGACGCCGCCGTCCAACTGGGACTCGCCATCAACGGCGGCAACGCGGAAAACGGCGACCAGATCAAATCGCTGCCCCTCGCCGCCGACACGCGCGTGGTCGAATACTATTTCACCTACGCGCTGGCGCTGGCCCGCCTGAACCGCTGCTCCGAGGCGATCCCCATCGCCAACCTGCTCCTCGGGCGCGTCCCCACCGACGAGATCGCCGTAGCCAACGCCAACGAGACCATCAACATCTGCCAGAAGAACCTGTCCATTACGCCCACGGCAACGTTCGCGCCCGAGCCCGTGACGGCCACCCCCACGCCCTAAGCCATGAACGTCTATCCCCGCCGCGAACTGTTCTACAAAAAAACGCGCGCCAACATCTACCGGCTCTTCCTGCTGGTGGCGCTGATCCTCGGCTTCGTCTGGCTCATCAGCGGGTGGACGCGCGGCGAGATCGAACGGCCCTTCACAGCCACCGCCACGCCCACGCGCACGGTCGACTCGTACGCGCTCGAAGGCGACGCCCAGTTCACCGCAGGGAACCTGGACTCGGCCATCACCGCCTACCGCGAGGCCGTGCGCCTCGACCCAAACAACGCGCAGATCTGGGCCAAACTGGCGCGCATCCAGACGTATTCCTCCTCGCTGAAGACGACCGACGCCGAACGCCGCGCCCGCCTGACCGACGCGCGCGGCTCCATCGGCGAGGCGGCAAAACTCGCCCCCGACGATTCCACCGTCCACGCCATCCGCGCCTTCGTCCTCGATTGGAACGCCAACTCATCCCTGCTCTGCACTGCGGAGGAACTGGCGACCGCCCCCACCTGCGACGCCGTGGTCAAACTTCTGACCGAAGCCGAGCAGGAGGCCGTCCGCGCCCTGCAACTGGACAACGCGAACACGCTCGCTCTGGCTTTCTACGCTGAAATCCTGGTAGACCAGCAGAAATGGAACCAGGCCAACCAGTATATTTTGCAGGCCCTCGAACGCGAGGACGCCGCCAACCTGATGGACGTCCACCGCGTGTACGCCTACGTGCTGGAGACGCTCGGGAACTATAAACAGGCCATCGAGGAATACGACAAGGCCATCCTCATCTCGCCCAACCTGACGTTTCTCTACCTGCGCGCGGGGGCGAACTACCGCCGCCTGGCCTTCGGCGCGCTCAACGAAGATTCAGCCGCCCAACTCTACGAGAAATCCCTGGAATATTTCCAAAAGGCCGCGCAGATCAACGAGCAGTTGCAGGTCCACGATCCCATTCCCTACCTGTCCATCGCCAAGACCTACTCGCAGACCGGCGACTATTTCGCGGCGGCGCTCAACGTGCAAAAGGCGCTGGACTACGACCCGTCCAACGCGGACACCTACGGGCAGCTGGGAATCGTCTACTTCAAATCGCGCAACTACGAAGGCTCGATTCCCGCCTTAAAGTGCGCGGTGCGCGGCTGCGACGCGGCCGAATCCTGCGAGGCGCGCGGCGGGTGCGACGCGGGCGATCCCGGCAGAACGGTCGGCGGGCTGGCGCTCTCGGCGAACACCGTGGTGTACTATTACACCTACGGATCGGTGCTGGCGGCGCTCAGCCGTCCGCGCAACAACATGTGCGGCGAGGCGGTCGCCGTCTTGAACGAGGTGGCGGCGGCCTTCCCGCACGATCCCGACATCGCCGGCATCGTGGACGCCGGCCTCGCCATCTGCGCCCAGGTGGGGAGCGAGCCCGGGTCCGCCGCGACCGCCTTCCCCGTCCAGACCGAAGCGGTTATTCCCACGCCGACGCCCACGCCGTAGGATCAATCACGGAGCCGGGACAGAGTCTCATCCGGTTCCAGCCATGGGGGACGCGTCAGAGATTCGTAAGAGTTTTTATAGGCCTCTTGACTTCGGTTTCAAAGGAAAGTATGATACGCCGCGTTAGCGCTCTGGGTATACGAGCGCTAACCAAAAAACGCCAATCCATTCCAGGAGTAAACCAATATGAAACTCTCCCTTAAACCCCTGGGCGACCGCCTCGTGGTGGAGCCCATTGAGCAGGAAGAAGTGACTGCAGGCGGCATCGTCCTGCCCGAAACCGCCAAAGAGAAGCCCCAGCAGGGCAAGGTGCTGGCGGCCGGCCCCGGCGCCCGCGACGACGAAGGCAAGCGCGTCGCCATGGACGTGAAAGCCGGCGATAAGGTGCTGTACGCCAAGTACTCTGGCACCGAGTTCAAACTGGACGGCAAGAAATTGCTCATTCTGCGCGAGAGCGACCTGCTCGCGATCATTGATTAATCACAGGAGGAGATCCCATGGCTGCCAAACAACTCATTTTTTCTGAAGACGCGCGCCGCCGCCTGAAAGAAGGCATGGATGCCGTCGCGAACGCCGTCTCCATCACGCTCGGGCCGAAAGGCCGCAACGTGGCGATTGACCGCAAGTTCGGCTCTCCCACCATCACCCACGATGGCGTTTCCGTCGCCAAGGAAATCGAGCTGGAAGACCCGTTCGCCAATATGGGCGCGCAACTGCTCAAGGAAGCCGCGTCCAAGACCAACGATATCGCCGGAGACGGAACCACCACCTCCACCGTCCTCGCGCACGCCATTGTGACCGAGGGACTCAAGGCGCTGGCCGCCGGTTATAACCCGATGCTGCTCAAGCGCGGTATTGAGCAGGCCTCCGACGAGATCGTCAAGGCGCTCAAGAAAATGTCCACCAAGATCGATACGCGGGAAGAGATCGCCTCCGTCGCCACCAACTCCGCCGCGGACGCCGAGATCGGCAACCTGATCGCGGACGTGATGGACAAGGTCGGCAAAGACGGCGTCATCACCGTGGAAGAGTCCAAGTCCCTGCAATTCGAGCAGGAATACGTGGAAGGTATGCAGTTCGACCGCGGCTACATCTCGGCCTACTTCATCACCGACACCGAACACATGGAATCGGTCATCAGCGAGCCGTACATCCTCATCAACGAGAAGAAGATCTCCGCCGCGCAGGACATCGTCCCGATCCTCGAGAAACTCGTCCAGCTTGGCAAACGCGAATTGGTCATCATCGCCGAAGACATTGACGGCGAAGCCCTGGCGACCCTCGTGCTGAACAAACTGCGCGGCATGTTGAACGTGCTGGCCGTCAAAGCCCCGGGCTTCGGCGACCGCCGCAAGGCCATGCTGCAAGACATCGCCATCCTGACCGGCGGAACCGTCATCTCGGAAGAGACCGGCCGCAAGCTGGAAACCGCCACCCTGCAAGACCTCGGCCGCGCCGACAAAGTCACCGCGGATAAAGAGAACACCACCATCATCGGCGGCAAAGGCAAGAAGTCGGCAGTGGAAGGCCGCATCAACGAGATCCGCGCCGAAATCGACAAGTCCACCAGCGACTACGACAAGGAAAAACTCCAGGAACGCCTCGCCAAACTGAGCGGCGGCGTCGCCATCATTCGCGTGGGCGCGGCCACCGAGACCGAGTTGAAGGAAAAGAAACACCGCGTGGAAGACGCCCTCTCCGCGGCCCGCGCGGCCGTTGAGGAAGGCATCGTCCCCGGCGGCGAGATCTCGCTCATCAACGCCGGCGACGCGCTGGACAAGGTGAAAGGCGAAAGCGAAGAGGAGCAGGTCGGCATCGGCATCGTCAAGAAGGCGCTCGAAGCCCCGATCCGCAAACTGGCCGCCAACGCCGGGCAGGACGGCTCCGTCATCATCGACGCCGTCCGCCGCAAGGCCAAAGAGCTCAAGAACAAGAACATCGGCTACAACGTGTTGAGCGGCGAGTTCACCGACATGCTCAAAGACGGCGTCATCGACCCGGTGAAGGTTGTGCGCGGCGCGCTCGAGAACGCGGCCTCCATCGCCTCGATGATCCTCACCACCGAAGTCCTCATCACCGACCTGCCCGAGAAGGACAAACCCGCCCCGGCCATGCCGCCCGGCGGAATGGACTACTAAACCGCACGCCATCAAACCAGGTTTCTTCGGAAACCTGGTTTTTGATTCGGGTATAATCCTGGCGATGTTTTCCCCGCGACTCAAAAAACTCACGACGATAATTTTGCTGGCGTACGGACTGGCCGCCTGCTCGCGTCCGTCTGGACCTTCGGCCGCGCCCACGCTCGAAGCCACGTCCACGCCCGAAGCGCCGACCGCCACGCCCGTCCCGGCGGCCGCGACCGTGAACGGCGAGAGCGTCCCGCTGGCGGAATATCAGGCCGAGCTGGCGCGCTACCAGTCCGCGCAGGCCGCGCTCGGGAAGTCGGTCGGCGAGGCGGACGCGGCGCAGGCCGTCCTCGACGACATGATCGCGCAGACGCTGCTCGCGCAGGGCGCGCGGGCCGCGGGCCTGTCCGTGACCGAGGCCGGCCTCCAGTCCCGGATCGACGCGCTGGCGGCGTCGCTCGGCGGGGCGGATAAACTCGCGGCCTGGCAGTCCGCGCACGGATACGACGAGGTTTCGTTCCGCGCCGCGTTGAAACGCGCGGCTGAGGCCGCTTTGATGCGTGACAAAATCATTGCGGAAATGCCCGGTACTTTCGAGCAGGTTCACGTCCGTCAAATTCTGCTCTATAATGAAGCCAACGCGCAGGATATTCTGGCGCAATTAAAGGCTGGCGGGAAGTTCGACGACTTGGCCGCGACGGTGGACCCCGTGACGCGCGGCGACCTGGGCTGGTTCCCACAGGGTTATCTGCTGGACGCGAACCTGGACGCCGCGGCCTTTGCCCTGCAGCCCGGCCAGTTCAGCGATGTGATTGTGACGGAGGTCGGCTTTCACATTATTTACGTGATCGAGCGCGGCCCGCGGCCGCTTTCGCCCGAGGCGCGGCTGGTTTTCCAATCCCGCGCAGTGGCGGAATGGGTGAACGAGCGCCGCGCCCAGGCCAGTATCGTCCTCTCTCCCTGACGGAGTTTTGCATGAGCGAGTTCAAAGACATTGATTTTGATAAACCGGCTTCCAAACCCGCGCCGTCTTTGCAAATGTGGGATATCCTTTCGGTCGCCGCGCTGTTGACCGCCGCCTGTATCGGGCTGTATTACCTGCTGGTCTTCATCAATCCCAACACGCCGCTCAATCCGTTTTCGCCGCAGCAGGCGCAAAGCCGGCTGGCCCCCACGTTTACGATCACGCCCATCGTTATGCCTCCCACCTGGACGCCCAGCGCGACGCCGCATATCCCGCCCACCGATACGCCGCTTCCGACCTTCACGCCCATCTATACGCCCACGCCGTTCTCGCTCGTCCCGCCGACGAAGACGCCGCTTCCGAGTTCCACGCCCAAACCGAGCGCTACGCCCAGGGCTCCCTATTCGGCCCGGGTGGAATATATCTCCAGCGCAAAATACCGCCCGGAGTTCGGCTGTAACTGGCAGGGCGTGGCCGGCATCGTGCTGGACAAGAACAGCGCGCACCATATTTATGTGCAAATTCTGATGATCGGCACGTGGAACGGAAAATCCATCAACAACGTCACGGTCTCCGGCACGATGCCGCAGATCTACGGCGCTTCCGGTTTTGAGATCCAACTGGGAACCACGCCGATGGACAGCGCCAAGAAACTTTACCTGCAACTGCGCGACCAGGCCGGCGTTCCGCTTTCGGACAACCTTTACATCAACACGTACAGCGGCTGCGACAAGAACATGGCGTTCATCACCTTCCGCGAGAACAAATAGCCGAAGTCCTTCCGACTCCTGCACACAGGCCGCGTCCGCAAAACGCGGCTTGTTTTTTTGATGATTCCTCCACTAATGGAAGGAATCGCGACCCACAGGGCGCTGATATGAACAAAAAAGGATTCCGCAAGTTCTACTTGCGGCTTTCCCAAAGTAGAACCTTGGGATTCCAAATTTTCAGCATTCGGAGCGCCCCCCGTTCATGGTTACTTTGTGTTTTTGT harbors:
- a CDS encoding co-chaperone GroES, yielding MKLSLKPLGDRLVVEPIEQEEVTAGGIVLPETAKEKPQQGKVLAAGPGARDDEGKRVAMDVKAGDKVLYAKYSGTEFKLDGKKLLILRESDLLAIID
- a CDS encoding chaperonin GroL, which codes for MAAKQLIFSEDARRRLKEGMDAVANAVSITLGPKGRNVAIDRKFGSPTITHDGVSVAKEIELEDPFANMGAQLLKEAASKTNDIAGDGTTTSTVLAHAIVTEGLKALAAGYNPMLLKRGIEQASDEIVKALKKMSTKIDTREEIASVATNSAADAEIGNLIADVMDKVGKDGVITVEESKSLQFEQEYVEGMQFDRGYISAYFITDTEHMESVISEPYILINEKKISAAQDIVPILEKLVQLGKRELVIIAEDIDGEALATLVLNKLRGMLNVLAVKAPGFGDRRKAMLQDIAILTGGTVISEETGRKLETATLQDLGRADKVTADKENTTIIGGKGKKSAVEGRINEIRAEIDKSTSDYDKEKLQERLAKLSGGVAIIRVGAATETELKEKKHRVEDALSAARAAVEEGIVPGGEISLINAGDALDKVKGESEEEQVGIGIVKKALEAPIRKLAANAGQDGSVIIDAVRRKAKELKNKNIGYNVLSGEFTDMLKDGVIDPVKVVRGALENAASIASMILTTEVLITDLPEKDKPAPAMPPGGMDY